One Polyangia bacterium genomic window carries:
- a CDS encoding HAMP domain-containing sensor histidine kinase, translating to MKRPWHDRYRRRHGAERDRDDGGDHRHDPDREDPAHLHDHLRDHLRDHLHDHLHAHLRRHLPVIDPRLPPHVQFLLNRRRHRLRHYFGAHLHRRLFWWFGATIFMTALVVGMLSRRMDNGNGSHRVLLTVLIVGVVLWSMSGRIARRIAQPLYELVHVAKEIGAGRLKTRARVPLWRVGEIAILAQAINDMAERIERQIADQRELLAGVSHEIRTPLARIRVLLELARGGAGNGATDAHTLDELEREVMEIDALVGELLASARLDFAALAVRPLDGADVARKALERAGVAAGVLSVEAGDAAFAGDPTLMARALANLIDNARKYGGGVDRLRVRAAPGLVLFDVEDSGPGFPAAGAEAERPVGSLGLGLVLVRRITDAHKGQLEIANKPEGGARVTIAVSAGASATAAR from the coding sequence ATGAAGCGCCCCTGGCACGATCGCTATCGTCGCCGTCACGGCGCCGAGCGTGACCGCGACGACGGTGGCGATCATCGCCACGACCCCGATCGTGAGGACCCCGCGCACTTGCACGATCACTTGCGCGATCATCTGCGCGATCACCTGCATGATCACCTGCACGCGCATCTTCGTCGCCACCTGCCGGTGATCGATCCGCGCCTGCCGCCGCATGTGCAGTTTCTGCTGAACCGGCGGCGGCACCGCTTGCGCCATTACTTCGGCGCGCACCTGCACCGCCGGCTGTTCTGGTGGTTCGGGGCGACCATCTTCATGACCGCGCTGGTGGTGGGGATGCTGTCGCGCCGGATGGACAACGGCAACGGTTCACACCGCGTGCTGCTGACGGTGTTGATCGTCGGCGTGGTGTTGTGGTCGATGTCCGGGAGGATCGCCCGGCGCATCGCCCAGCCGCTTTATGAACTGGTACACGTGGCGAAAGAGATCGGCGCCGGTCGTTTGAAGACACGGGCCCGCGTGCCGCTGTGGCGCGTCGGCGAGATTGCCATCCTGGCCCAGGCCATCAACGACATGGCCGAGCGGATCGAACGCCAGATCGCCGACCAGCGCGAGCTTTTGGCCGGCGTATCGCACGAGATCCGCACGCCGCTGGCCCGCATCCGGGTGCTGCTGGAGCTGGCCCGCGGCGGCGCGGGCAACGGCGCCACCGACGCCCATACGCTGGACGAACTCGAACGCGAGGTGATGGAGATCGACGCCCTGGTTGGTGAGCTGTTGGCCAGCGCGCGGCTCGACTTCGCCGCGTTGGCGGTGCGGCCGCTGGACGGAGCCGACGTCGCTCGCAAGGCGCTGGAACGCGCGGGAGTCGCCGCCGGTGTGTTGTCGGTGGAAGCGGGCGACGCGGCGTTCGCCGGCGATCCGACGCTGATGGCGCGGGCGCTGGCGAACCTGATCGACAACGCCCGCAAGTATGGCGGCGGCGTCGATCGCCTGCGCGTGCGCGCCGCGCCCGGGCTGGTGCTGTTCGATGTGGAGGATAGCGGCCCCGGCTTTCCCGCCGCCGGCGCCGAGGCCGAGCGGCCGGTGGGATCGCTGGGGCTGGGGTTGGTGCTGGTGCGCCGGATCACCGATGCCCACAAAGGCCAATTGGAGATAGCAAACAAGCCAGAGGGTGGCGCGCGGGTGACCATCGCCGTCTCTGCCGGCGCGTCGGCCACGGCGGCGCGCTGA
- a CDS encoding NAD(P)(+) transhydrogenase (Re/Si-specific) subunit beta, protein MTDTWRSLAYLAASLLFILSLRGLSTQESARRGNAFGIVGMAIAVVMTALGLLVSAFGPHAAETGGASGVGLLGAGLGIGCVVGALLAARVAMTSMPELVAVLHSFVGAAAVLVGIATYMHPGVEPVTGRSVHLVEIFVGVLVGAVTFSGSVIAFGKLRGVVSSKPLLLPGRHLLNLLMVLGCMALAVVFLRAAAPWPPDGGALFEGGMPPLMILTGIALVLGMHLVLAIGGGDMPVVVSMLNSYSGWAAAAAGFMLSNDLLIITGALVGSSGAILSYIMCKAMNRSIVSVILGGFGSTSGEAKKVSGDAKTAAGHVNEATVPQVAELLLAARSVIIVPGYGMAVAQAQHQVKEISSLLIGKGVKVRYAIHPVAGRLPGHMNVLLAEANVSYDIVKEMDEINEDFPTTDVVMVIGANDIVNPSAQDDSGSPIYGMPVLEVWKAARVVMLKRSMAAGYAGVDNPLAYNDNTLMLFGDARQSVTNLLTALRSS, encoded by the coding sequence TTGACGGACACCTGGCGCTCGTTGGCCTATCTGGCGGCCAGCCTGCTTTTCATTCTCAGCCTGCGCGGCCTATCGACGCAGGAATCGGCGCGCCGCGGGAATGCCTTTGGCATTGTCGGCATGGCCATCGCGGTGGTGATGACCGCCTTGGGATTGCTGGTGTCGGCCTTCGGGCCGCACGCCGCGGAGACCGGCGGCGCTTCAGGCGTCGGCCTGCTGGGCGCGGGCCTGGGCATCGGATGCGTGGTGGGCGCGCTGCTGGCCGCGCGCGTCGCCATGACGTCGATGCCCGAGTTGGTGGCGGTGCTGCACAGCTTTGTCGGCGCGGCGGCGGTGCTGGTCGGCATCGCCACGTACATGCACCCCGGCGTCGAGCCCGTCACCGGCCGCAGCGTTCATCTGGTCGAGATCTTCGTCGGTGTCCTGGTCGGCGCCGTCACCTTCAGCGGCTCGGTGATCGCCTTCGGCAAGCTGCGCGGCGTGGTGAGCAGCAAGCCGCTGCTGCTACCGGGGCGGCACCTTCTGAATCTGTTGATGGTGCTCGGCTGCATGGCGCTGGCGGTGGTGTTCCTGCGCGCCGCTGCGCCCTGGCCACCTGACGGCGGCGCCCTGTTCGAAGGCGGAATGCCGCCGCTGATGATCTTGACCGGCATCGCCTTGGTGTTGGGCATGCACCTGGTGCTGGCCATCGGCGGCGGCGACATGCCGGTGGTGGTGTCGATGCTGAATAGTTATTCAGGCTGGGCGGCAGCGGCGGCCGGCTTCATGCTGTCGAACGATCTGCTGATCATCACTGGCGCGCTGGTGGGCAGCAGCGGCGCCATCCTCAGCTACATCATGTGCAAGGCGATGAACCGTTCCATCGTCAGCGTCATCCTGGGCGGCTTCGGTTCGACGAGCGGCGAGGCCAAAAAGGTCAGCGGCGACGCCAAGACGGCCGCCGGCCACGTCAACGAAGCCACCGTGCCCCAGGTGGCCGAGCTGCTGCTGGCCGCGCGCAGCGTGATCATCGTGCCCGGCTACGGGATGGCGGTGGCGCAGGCCCAGCACCAGGTGAAGGAGATCTCCTCGCTGTTGATCGGCAAGGGCGTCAAGGTCCGATACGCCATCCACCCGGTGGCCGGCCGACTGCCAGGGCACATGAACGTTCTCCTGGCAGAAGCGAATGTCTCTTACGACATTGTTAAAGAGATGGATGAGATAAATGAAGACTTCCCCACCACCGACGTGGTGATGGTGATCGGGGCCAACGACATCGTGAATCCCAGCGCCCAGGATGATTCGGGCAGCCCCATCTACGGCATGCCGGTGCTGGAAGTGTGGAAGGCGGCGCGGGTGGTGATGCTCAAGCGCAGCATGGCCGCCGGTTACGCCGGCGTGGACAATCCGCTGGCCTACAACGACAACACGCTGATGCTGTTCGGTGACGCCCGGCAAAGCGTGACCAATCTGTTGACCGCGCTGCGGTCGTCCTGA
- a CDS encoding Re/Si-specific NAD(P)(+) transhydrogenase subunit alpha produces MKVGVPAEIYPYERRVAATPDTVQKIRKLGLDVVVQAGAGDAAQFSDGAYAEAGATIVPDAAKLWADADIVLKVRQPTFIPGGNKHEADLVKEGAIIIGFFWPAQNPELIKHLAARKATVLAMDAIPRITRAQRMDALSAMANIAGYRAVIEAASHFGRFFPGQVTAAGRVKPAQVLVLGAGVAGLAAVAAARSLGAVVRAFDTRPAVREQVESLGAQFLEFQFNESGEGTGGYAKEMSDAYLVAEQTLIAQHAKQSDIIISTALIPGKQAPQLITSGAVVSMVHGSVIVDMAAEQGGNCALTERDKVVEKFGVTIIGLTDLPSRMAHQSSELYANTVFNLFRDLVTADGRVQINLEDEIHRGVLVLQDGNLMWPPPKPPQQRAGGPTAPNHNNHAAQAKAAPPQAQGMTARGRIGIAVLALLLGAAGLFGPKEFLEHLTVFLLACVVGWHVVWNVTPALHTPLMSVTNAISGIILIGGMDVLRGGASPAVQVLGGAAILLASINVAGGFLVTQRMLRMFRR; encoded by the coding sequence ATGAAGGTTGGCGTCCCGGCCGAAATCTACCCGTACGAACGTCGTGTTGCCGCCACCCCCGATACGGTTCAGAAGATAAGGAAACTTGGCCTGGACGTCGTGGTTCAGGCCGGCGCCGGTGACGCCGCCCAGTTCTCGGATGGTGCGTACGCGGAAGCGGGCGCCACCATCGTCCCGGACGCCGCCAAGCTGTGGGCCGACGCCGATATCGTCTTGAAGGTTCGTCAGCCAACGTTCATTCCCGGCGGCAACAAGCACGAAGCGGATCTGGTCAAAGAAGGCGCCATCATCATTGGTTTCTTCTGGCCGGCGCAAAACCCCGAGCTCATCAAACACCTGGCCGCGCGCAAGGCCACCGTGCTGGCCATGGACGCCATCCCGCGCATCACCCGGGCCCAGCGCATGGACGCGCTGTCGGCGATGGCGAACATCGCCGGCTATCGCGCGGTGATCGAAGCGGCCAGTCACTTTGGCCGGTTTTTCCCCGGGCAGGTGACCGCGGCCGGTCGGGTGAAGCCGGCGCAGGTCCTGGTGCTGGGCGCGGGCGTGGCCGGCCTGGCGGCGGTGGCGGCGGCGCGCAGCCTGGGAGCAGTGGTGCGCGCCTTCGATACCCGCCCGGCGGTGCGCGAGCAGGTCGAAAGTCTGGGCGCGCAGTTTCTTGAATTTCAATTCAACGAATCGGGCGAGGGTACTGGCGGTTATGCCAAGGAGATGAGCGACGCGTATCTGGTCGCCGAACAAACGTTGATCGCCCAGCACGCCAAGCAGTCGGACATCATCATCTCGACCGCGTTGATCCCGGGCAAGCAGGCGCCGCAATTGATCACCTCGGGCGCGGTGGTCAGCATGGTGCACGGCTCGGTCATCGTCGACATGGCGGCCGAGCAGGGCGGCAACTGCGCGCTGACCGAGCGAGACAAGGTGGTGGAAAAATTCGGCGTCACCATCATCGGCCTCACCGATCTGCCGAGCCGCATGGCCCACCAATCCAGCGAACTGTACGCCAACACGGTCTTCAACCTGTTTCGCGATCTCGTGACCGCCGACGGACGCGTGCAGATCAACCTGGAAGACGAGATCCACCGCGGCGTGCTGGTGCTGCAGGACGGAAACTTGATGTGGCCGCCGCCCAAGCCGCCGCAGCAACGCGCCGGCGGACCGACGGCACCCAACCATAACAACCACGCCGCGCAGGCCAAGGCGGCGCCCCCGCAGGCGCAAGGCATGACCGCGCGCGGGCGCATCGGGATCGCCGTGCTGGCGCTGCTGTTGGGCGCGGCGGGATTGTTCGGACCGAAAGAGTTTCTTGAACACCTGACGGTGTTCCTGCTGGCGTGCGTGGTGGGCTGGCATGTGGTCTGGAATGTGACGCCGGCGCTGCACACGCCGCTCATGAGCGTCACCAACGCCATCAGCGGGATCATCTTGATTGGCGGCATGGACGTCTTGCGCGGGGGGGCCAGCCCCGCGGTGCAGGTGCTGGGCGGGGCGGCCATCCTGCTGGCATCGATCAACGTCGCGGGAGGATTCCTGGTGACCCAGCGAATGCTTCGGATGTTCCGGAGGTAG
- a CDS encoding MauE/DoxX family redox-associated membrane protein translates to MSRLLLAVLRLALAAVLIVAGVLKLRDPTAFATEIANYQLLPALAPYLAAALPATEVLVGMALLVFPSVWRRSAALAAAAQFAMFLLAVGSAYLRGINIECGCFGTGGGPITALTLLRNLLLMAAALAVLRWERTAPAGAPAT, encoded by the coding sequence GTGAGCCGTCTGCTGCTCGCCGTGCTGCGCTTGGCGCTGGCCGCGGTGCTGATCGTCGCCGGCGTCCTGAAGCTGCGCGACCCCACCGCCTTCGCCACCGAGATCGCCAACTATCAACTGTTGCCGGCGCTGGCGCCGTATCTGGCGGCGGCGCTGCCCGCCACCGAGGTGCTGGTGGGCATGGCGCTGCTGGTCTTTCCGTCGGTCTGGCGGCGATCGGCGGCGCTGGCGGCGGCGGCGCAGTTCGCGATGTTCCTGCTCGCCGTCGGCTCGGCGTACCTGCGCGGCATCAACATCGAGTGCGGCTGCTTCGGCACCGGCGGCGGTCCCATCACCGCGCTGACCTTGCTGCGCAACTTGCTGCTGATGGCCGCTGCCCTGGCGGTGCTGCGCTGGGAACGCACGGCGCCCGCCGGCGCGCCGGCGACGTAG
- a CDS encoding glycosyltransferase, which yields MLIAQLSLATSERGGDWLYRIHGPGRALAETDGTWMVDAPHIHRARRALLEEADILIINMVPDVDLRPDIAARRSRGQRTVFELNDDVAHLHPSNPYARFYVDPYEVTKLKQLLGACDGVQFSTPELQRIYGRYARAAVVFMNQMPAQRRQQAASSGSGGPVVIGWGGSAGHLPDLAWVAPALTRWLQTRANVELRVMGDPALFDLFRAAPPTKKRHVPIGDINAYYDFVTGLHIGIAPLLDNGFNRSRSDVKFLEYALHGAAPVVQDLAPYRATVRHGETGLLVGEPEQLIAALDRLVDEPHTRTAIAARAQAYVQGERSGGAGALQRLNFYRALLPAGHGAARTARARSVCEQLQTIDGVEVCGRHVSLGFGGYEELVRRALALGGANRGGEAVQLLEQAAALQTDAYQPLAFGAVFAQPAEREHYLQRALAREPRSLSCWIELGDQLNDAGAFAGALRAYAGAAEIEPTFDQAYAKTSLLMGKLGRHQEAHEFGAIAQAIQKPFLNDAPSEP from the coding sequence ATGTTGATCGCGCAGCTGAGCCTTGCCACCAGCGAACGCGGTGGCGACTGGCTTTATCGCATCCACGGACCGGGCCGCGCGCTGGCCGAGACCGACGGCACTTGGATGGTCGATGCGCCGCACATCCACCGTGCCCGACGCGCGTTGTTGGAAGAGGCCGACATCCTGATCATCAACATGGTGCCGGACGTGGATCTGCGACCGGACATCGCCGCCCGCCGCTCCCGCGGTCAGCGCACGGTGTTCGAGCTGAACGACGACGTGGCCCATCTGCACCCGTCGAACCCGTACGCGCGTTTTTACGTCGACCCGTACGAGGTGACCAAGTTGAAGCAATTGCTGGGCGCCTGCGACGGCGTGCAGTTCTCCACGCCCGAACTGCAACGGATCTATGGCCGGTACGCGCGCGCGGCGGTGGTGTTCATGAACCAGATGCCGGCCCAGCGGCGCCAGCAGGCGGCCAGCAGCGGCAGCGGCGGTCCGGTGGTGATCGGCTGGGGTGGCTCGGCCGGGCACCTGCCGGATCTGGCGTGGGTGGCGCCAGCGCTCACCCGCTGGCTGCAGACGCGAGCCAACGTCGAACTGCGCGTCATGGGCGATCCCGCGCTGTTCGATCTGTTCCGCGCGGCGCCGCCGACCAAGAAGCGGCACGTCCCGATCGGCGACATCAACGCCTATTATGACTTCGTCACGGGACTCCACATCGGCATCGCGCCGTTGCTAGACAACGGATTTAATCGCTCGCGGTCGGACGTCAAGTTCCTGGAGTACGCCTTGCACGGCGCCGCGCCGGTCGTGCAAGACCTGGCCCCTTATCGCGCCACCGTTCGTCATGGCGAGACCGGCCTCTTGGTGGGCGAGCCGGAGCAACTGATCGCGGCGCTGGATCGCCTGGTCGACGAGCCGCACACGCGTACGGCGATCGCGGCGCGCGCCCAGGCGTACGTCCAGGGGGAACGTAGCGGCGGCGCCGGCGCCCTGCAACGGCTGAACTTCTATCGCGCGCTTCTGCCCGCCGGGCACGGGGCAGCCCGGACGGCGCGCGCGCGTTCGGTGTGCGAACAATTGCAGACCATCGACGGCGTCGAGGTTTGCGGACGCCACGTTTCGCTGGGGTTCGGCGGCTACGAAGAACTGGTCCGCCGCGCGCTGGCCCTGGGCGGCGCCAATCGCGGCGGCGAGGCGGTGCAGCTGCTGGAGCAAGCGGCGGCCTTGCAGACCGACGCTTATCAACCGCTGGCTTTCGGCGCGGTCTTCGCCCAGCCCGCCGAGCGAGAACACTATCTGCAGCGAGCCCTGGCGCGCGAGCCTCGCAGCCTGTCTTGCTGGATCGAGCTTGGCGATCAGCTGAACGATGCCGGTGCCTTCGCCGGCGCCTTGCGGGCGTACGCCGGCGCCGCGGAGATCGAGCCCACCTTCGATCAAGCGTACGCCAAGACGTCGCTGCTGATGGGCAAGCTGGGCCGCCATCAGGAAGCGCACGAGTTCGGGGCCATCGCGCAAGCCATTCAGAAGCCATTCCTGAACGACGCGCCCAGCGAGCCCTGA
- a CDS encoding HipA family kinase yields the protein MRTLTATRVLSSIRRGSSWPVLVETEAGPRLVKLRGAAQGTGPLVAEVLVALLAEALDLHVPARTLVQLAAGTPSDDRDQELRQLLEASVGVNLGFTMLPHARDASPADLAAVSPSVAAAILWVDRLALNPDRTADNPNLLLSGGALYLIDQGAALRFQYDWPSVTEDAARADGHSGRPHVFGAAARAADWPLWDSLFAARLDRDVLESAVATVPDEFLLPLLSPLSDGAGSPAIVEALRRRRAAYVAFLWKRLQMPRRFAAIDDSVGLLSR from the coding sequence GTGCGTACGCTGACCGCCACGCGTGTGCTGTCCAGCATCCGGCGCGGCAGCTCGTGGCCGGTGCTGGTAGAGACGGAAGCGGGACCGCGCCTGGTCAAGTTGCGTGGCGCCGCCCAGGGCACCGGACCGCTGGTCGCCGAAGTGTTAGTGGCGCTGCTGGCCGAGGCGCTGGACCTGCACGTGCCGGCGCGCACGCTGGTGCAGCTGGCCGCCGGCACGCCCAGTGACGATCGCGATCAGGAGCTGCGCCAGTTGCTGGAGGCCAGCGTCGGGGTGAACCTGGGCTTCACCATGCTGCCGCACGCCCGCGACGCCAGCCCGGCTGATCTGGCCGCCGTGTCCCCGTCGGTGGCGGCGGCGATCTTGTGGGTTGATCGCCTGGCGCTGAACCCCGATCGCACCGCCGACAATCCCAACCTGCTGCTGTCCGGCGGCGCGCTTTATCTGATCGATCAAGGCGCGGCCTTGCGCTTTCAATACGATTGGCCGTCGGTGACCGAGGACGCCGCCCGCGCCGACGGCCACTCCGGGCGGCCGCACGTCTTCGGGGCGGCGGCGCGCGCGGCGGACTGGCCGCTGTGGGACAGCCTGTTTGCCGCCCGCCTTGACCGCGACGTGCTGGAGTCGGCGGTGGCAACTGTGCCCGACGAATTTCTGCTGCCGCTGCTGTCGCCGCTCAGCGACGGCGCTGGATCGCCGGCGATCGTCGAGGCTTTGCGCCGTCGCCGCGCGGCTTACGTCGCCTTCTTGTGGAAACGCCTGCAGATGCCGCGCCGGTTCGCGGCCATCGACGATTCGGTCGGTCTGCTCTCGCGATAA
- a CDS encoding response regulator transcription factor: MSLRVLCIDDDSRLYELLASYLGPNGVTLLHAADGRQGLAALEGGVFDAVLLDVMMPGMDGIEVCRRIRAKSRIPIIMLTAKGDETDRVVGLEIGADDYVPKPFSPRELLARLRAVLRRSAPEATQAVLAIGDIAVDVASREVRVGGQPIELTGVEFDILVALARRPGRVVPRDTLLSQAGRNDVSVSDRTVDVHVSHLRRKLGDDPRAPKIIKTVRGVGYVLTKETAG; encoded by the coding sequence TTGTCCCTGCGCGTCCTCTGCATCGACGACGACAGTCGCCTTTACGAACTGCTGGCCAGTTACCTGGGTCCGAACGGCGTGACGCTGCTGCACGCCGCCGACGGACGCCAGGGACTGGCGGCGCTCGAGGGCGGGGTGTTCGACGCCGTGCTGCTGGACGTGATGATGCCGGGGATGGACGGCATCGAGGTCTGCCGGCGTATCCGGGCGAAAAGCCGCATCCCGATCATCATGCTCACCGCCAAGGGAGACGAGACCGATCGGGTGGTGGGGTTGGAGATCGGCGCCGATGACTACGTGCCGAAGCCATTTTCGCCGCGAGAACTGCTGGCCCGGCTGCGCGCGGTGCTGCGGCGGTCAGCGCCCGAGGCCACCCAGGCGGTGCTGGCCATCGGCGACATCGCCGTCGACGTGGCCTCTCGCGAGGTGCGCGTCGGCGGCCAGCCGATCGAATTGACCGGCGTCGAGTTCGACATCCTGGTGGCGCTGGCACGGCGGCCGGGGCGGGTGGTTCCGCGCGACACATTGCTGTCGCAGGCTGGCCGCAACGACGTCAGCGTCAGCGATCGCACGGTCGACGTTCACGTCTCGCACCTGCGCCGCAAGCTGGGCGATGATCCGCGGGCGCCGAAGATCATCAAGACCGTGCGCGGGGTCGGCTACGTGCTGACCAAGGAGACGGCCGGATGA
- a CDS encoding FKBP-type peptidyl-prolyl cis-trans isomerase — protein MKSKLASFAVLLVISVTSVGCNKLGGSTGAVQPKTEDQKTLYALGLMLGRNISVFNLSKDELAVVQTGMADQVMKKKPVVELEAYGPKVDGMARARQQAASTVEKGRAKQVIEAAERESGAVKLPSGMVYRTIKAGTGPSPAATDRVKVHYVGTLPDGTEFDSSIKRKEPAQFALNGVIKCWTEGVQKMKVGEKAKLTCPSDLAYGDSGHPPTIPGGATLIFDVELLEILK, from the coding sequence ATGAAAAGCAAGCTCGCTTCTTTTGCTGTGCTTCTGGTGATCAGCGTAACGTCTGTCGGCTGCAACAAACTCGGTGGTTCGACGGGGGCGGTGCAACCCAAGACCGAAGATCAGAAGACGTTGTACGCGCTGGGCCTGATGCTGGGGCGGAACATCTCGGTCTTCAATCTCAGCAAGGACGAGCTGGCGGTGGTGCAGACCGGCATGGCCGATCAGGTGATGAAGAAAAAGCCGGTGGTCGAGCTGGAAGCGTACGGCCCCAAGGTGGACGGCATGGCGCGCGCGCGGCAGCAGGCGGCGTCCACGGTCGAGAAAGGCCGCGCCAAGCAGGTCATCGAAGCGGCGGAGAGAGAGAGCGGGGCGGTCAAGCTGCCTTCAGGCATGGTCTACCGCACGATCAAGGCCGGCACCGGCCCCAGTCCGGCGGCCACCGACCGGGTCAAGGTTCATTACGTCGGCACGTTGCCCGACGGCACCGAGTTCGACAGCTCGATCAAGCGCAAGGAACCGGCGCAATTTGCACTGAACGGCGTGATCAAATGCTGGACCGAGGGTGTCCAGAAAATGAAGGTCGGCGAGAAGGCCAAGCTGACCTGTCCGTCCGACCTGGCCTACGGCGACAGCGGCCATCCCCCGACGATCCCGGGCGGCGCCACGCTGATCTTTGACGTCGAGCTTTTGGAGATCCTCAAGTAA
- a CDS encoding phenylpyruvate tautomerase MIF-related protein produces the protein MPLIQIFTSVSEPASDTKATLLSDLSRLLAETFQKPERWSMTCLLPNLSMTFAGQAAPCAFVAIRNVGKMTPAQTEKLSAAICRLLSPALGLPADRLYIEFGDVDDYRWGWNGSTFA, from the coding sequence GTGCCGCTGATCCAAATCTTCACCTCTGTATCCGAACCAGCAAGCGATACCAAGGCCACGCTGCTGAGCGATCTGTCGCGGCTGCTGGCGGAAACTTTTCAAAAGCCAGAACGCTGGTCGATGACTTGTCTGCTGCCCAACCTGAGCATGACCTTCGCCGGCCAGGCCGCGCCCTGCGCCTTCGTGGCCATCCGCAACGTCGGCAAGATGACACCTGCCCAGACCGAAAAACTGAGCGCCGCCATCTGCCGCCTTCTGTCGCCGGCGCTGGGATTGCCCGCCGATCGCCTCTACATCGAATTCGGCGACGTCGACGACTATCGCTGGGGGTGGAACGGTTCAACGTTCGCGTGA
- a CDS encoding rhodanese-like domain-containing protein — translation MDSGRASIVTRAALLLGLSMALGLAANAVRPNGVGLRSFAAPTICATTGAAGAASAAPPLTVVAPEDAVGLCGDPQTVIADVRPAGEFAQGHVTGAIHLPCAASGSVADAAAGQLGGRRTLIVYGDDTADAQVVADEMRRRINRADLRVLVLAGGFPAWSRAGLACSSGPCPDCQAQKVSSP, via the coding sequence ATGGATTCGGGGAGGGCTTCGATCGTCACACGCGCGGCGCTGCTGCTGGGACTGTCGATGGCGCTTGGGCTGGCCGCCAATGCGGTTCGGCCGAATGGCGTCGGCTTGCGATCGTTCGCGGCGCCGACGATTTGCGCGACCACCGGGGCCGCCGGGGCGGCCAGCGCGGCGCCGCCACTGACGGTGGTGGCGCCGGAAGACGCCGTCGGGCTGTGCGGCGATCCGCAGACCGTCATCGCCGACGTGCGGCCGGCGGGTGAGTTCGCTCAGGGCCACGTCACCGGCGCCATTCACCTGCCTTGTGCGGCGTCGGGTTCGGTCGCCGACGCCGCCGCCGGGCAACTGGGCGGCCGGCGCACGTTGATTGTCTACGGCGACGACACCGCCGACGCGCAGGTGGTGGCCGACGAGATGCGCCGTCGCATCAACCGCGCCGATCTGCGCGTGCTGGTGCTGGCCGGCGGCTTTCCCGCCTGGAGCCGCGCCGGTCTGGCCTGCTCCAGCGGTCCTTGTCCGGACTGCCAGGCGCAGAAGGTTTCGTCGCCGTGA
- a CDS encoding RNA-binding protein, with protein sequence MGKRLYVGNLSYSVTEADLREVFAEGGNVEEVRVVLDRDTGRPRGFAFVEMASDAEATAAMNALNGRDVQGRAISVSEARERTGGGGGGGGGGGGRGFGGGGGGYGGGGGGGGYGGGGGGDRGDRRGGGGRRGRW encoded by the coding sequence ATGGGAAAGAGGCTATACGTCGGAAATCTGTCCTATAGCGTGACCGAAGCGGATCTGCGCGAGGTCTTCGCAGAGGGTGGAAACGTCGAGGAAGTCAGAGTGGTCCTCGATCGCGACACTGGCCGCCCGCGCGGCTTTGCCTTTGTCGAAATGGCGTCTGACGCCGAGGCGACCGCAGCAATGAATGCCTTGAATGGACGCGATGTACAAGGTCGCGCCATCAGCGTCAGCGAAGCGCGCGAGCGCACCGGTGGTGGCGGCGGCGGTGGTGGCGGGGGTGGTGGTCGTGGCTTCGGTGGTGGTGGCGGCGGATACGGCGGTGGTGGCGGCGGCGGTGGATATGGCGGTGGTGGTGGCGGCGACCGCGGCGATCGTCGTGGCGGCGGTGGCCGTCGCGGCCGCTGGTAG
- a CDS encoding SOS response-associated peptidase — MCARTTLTNEGLAEIAEALDAEYAFADAALYKRRFNVAPTDLTWIVRFGADRRVLLPAVWGYQTARGRPLINVRSEQVGSGAGFRDAFAGRRCAMVTDGFYEWPGQGQAPFWFHRPEGGLLLLGGLFQAASASAVNSGGDGHPRFTVLTTRPNKLVSAVHDRMPVIVSPQALDDWLTAEPTQAAELLVPAAEDVLAAMPVSKRVNSVRHDDPACIAESAHPPSPTQGSLF; from the coding sequence ATGTGCGCGCGCACCACGCTGACCAACGAAGGCCTGGCCGAGATCGCCGAGGCGCTGGACGCCGAGTACGCCTTCGCCGATGCCGCTTTGTACAAACGGCGTTTCAACGTGGCGCCCACCGATCTGACCTGGATCGTGCGCTTCGGCGCCGATCGGCGCGTGCTGCTGCCGGCGGTCTGGGGCTATCAGACGGCGCGTGGCCGACCGCTGATCAACGTGCGCAGCGAGCAGGTCGGCTCGGGCGCTGGGTTTCGCGACGCCTTCGCCGGCCGTCGCTGCGCGATGGTCACCGACGGCTTTTACGAGTGGCCCGGACAAGGCCAGGCGCCGTTTTGGTTTCATCGACCCGAAGGCGGCCTGCTGTTGCTGGGCGGTTTGTTTCAAGCCGCCAGCGCCAGCGCCGTCAACAGCGGGGGCGATGGCCACCCGCGCTTCACCGTGCTGACCACTCGGCCGAACAAACTGGTGAGCGCGGTCCACGACCGCATGCCCGTGATCGTCTCGCCGCAGGCGCTGGACGACTGGCTGACGGCCGAACCGACGCAGGCCGCAGAGCTGCTGGTCCCGGCCGCCGAGGATGTGCTGGCCGCGATGCCGGTGTCAAAGCGCGTGAACAGCGTCCGCCACGACGATCCCGCCTGCATCGCCGAGAGCGCGCATCCGCCTTCGCCCACGCAGGGCTCGCTTTTCTAG